The Panicum virgatum strain AP13 chromosome 3N, P.virgatum_v5, whole genome shotgun sequence genome includes the window ATTCTCAAATTCAGTACAGAGATTTGATATATTGATTCTTTTTATCAGTTCTTTTCTGTGTCCTTGCTTTTTCACCTAGAGTTAACCAGAGCATAAATGGATTTTAGATAATATAATAATTATCTTTCTCCATTTATTAACACAGATATGCTGACAATCATGCACAGTAAAAGAAACTTCCAACTGCAACTGGAATCTGAGTATATACTTGTGCTCACTTTTAATGATATAATGACTCTGAGAAACACCCTTTCCAAGGGAGTTGAActaaataattaaaagatatacACAGGCTTTTGAAGCAGCATGGGCAGCAGCATGCAAGGTGGAGGCATCTACGGTTCTTATACCATCTGAACTCGAGTTTGTCGTTGGCCCAATCTCATTTTCTGGGCCTTACTGTAAACCAAACATTCTATTCCAGGTAATTCCACTTCAAAACCCTAATGTGTGTCCTAAAATAACAAGATATAAGGCTTGGGTTTTTTTCCCCAGCCATATCGCCTACTTGTGAAACTATATAATTTAATCGTCACCGAGTTTATTCATTAAAAAGATATAGGTAGTTTTTCACTCTTTGCGCACCTTCCAAATTCTACACATATGGCAGTTTCAACTCAACAGACAAATCTGCTGTAGTGTGCCTGAAATGAGCTAAATGTTTTTTGAATTAGTATGTCAGTAGCGACCTGTTTTTTTCTGTTTCATTAGACATCTTAAACCAACTCTTGATGGATGTATatttgtttttaaaaaaaaacgtgAGATCAATTGAAGAGCTCTATTCTGTATTTTTGACCATGTCACAATCAGTGGGCAAATTATGCAACAAAAATATATTCCAAATGAACATAAGGAAAAATGCTGGTACTAAATGACAAGTTCTAATTGTGCAGCTGGATGGGACTATTTTAGCTCAAACTAGTGCGAGAGTGTGGGGTTCTGGTTTGCTTCAATGGCTTGAGTTCACAAAGCTAACTGGAATAGCAATCCAAGGCAGTGGTGTAATAAATGGTAGGGGGCAAGAATGGTGGACCTACTCAGATCCAAatgatgacgatgacgatgatgcAGTAAGACCTGATCATCTAATGACATCCTACTTATAGacagtatttttctttttatgaATACTTATAGACAATTGAGTGTAGACAAATTTATTTGTTTACCTGGGTGCTTTGCAACAGTTCAGAGTGGAGCTAGACAAGATGCCACAGATTAAACCTACGGTAAGTAGACTACTATGCAGGCTTGCAGCAATTGACCATCTTTTTAATTGCATACAAACAAATTACAGCTATGGTTGCTACTCTGATGCAGGCACTGAGATTTTATGGCAGTTCCAATGTCACAGTAACGGGTATCACAATTGTTAACAGCTCACAGTGCCATCTGAAGTTTGATAGCTGTCAAGGAGTCATGGTTCACGATTTAACCATCTCTTCCCCTGAGAATAGTCCCAACACCGATGGAATACACCTGCAAAACTCCAGAGAAGTCAACATTCACCACACTAACATGGCTTGCGGTAATGCTCATAAAATTCATATAAAGTAGTTACCCAATACAATCAGCCATTTATGCTTGTTATACAAGTTCACACGAACTTTAGTTAAAAGCCACCTCATGTAATATATAGAGACAAATTACCTATTCTGCTAACCGGTCACTTTAGGTAGCCGCAGAATTTCTAAAATGGCAAGATTCAGGACTAAGGGAGCAAGCTCAAAAAACACTAGTAGGACCTGGATTATCAACTGATTTCTTCTAAAAGTAAAACTAGTAATTAACATGAAATTTTGTGCCTTGTGAATGCAGGTGATGACTGTGTTTCCATCCAGACAGGATGCAGTGACATAAACATACATAACGTGAACTGTGGACCAGGCCATGGGATCAGCATTGGTGGTCTAGGGAGGTACAACACAAAAGCATGTGTATCTAACGTCACTGTAAGAGATGTCAACATGTTCAAAACAATGAATGGTGTCAGAATCAAGACTTGGCAGGTAAGCATAATGTGACAACTCCATAGTTATTTAACCAGCAAGTACCGCTACATTCACTGAGCTAAACACACTGAAATCTTGATGCAATGATGCAGGGTGGTTCCGGGCTGGTTCAGGGTATAAGGTTCTCAAACATACAGGTCTCAGAAGTTCAAACGCCTATCATCATAGACCAATTCTACTGTGACAAAACAACATGCAGAAATCAAACTTCAGCAGTGGCTGTTTCAGGTGTTCAGTATGAGAACATCAGGGGGACTTTCACAATTAAACCGGCCCACTTCGCGTGCAGCGACAACTCACCTTGTTCAGATATCACTCTTACTGGAATACAACTCAAACCCGTGATAGTACCACAGTACCACCTATACAACCCCTTCTGCTGGCAAGCCTTTGGAGTGCTGTACACCCCTACCGTACCTCCCATAGCTTGCTTGCAGATCGGCAAACCAGCTGGGAACAGCGTGCTGTCAGATGGTGACCTTTGCTGAAAGGCTGAGGCTCTTGAGAAGGAGCGGAAGTGCTCAAGTGCCTTAATAGGGACAATATTGTTTGTGTCCATCAGACATCAGTTAAGGCGGTCGTCGTGATTCTTCCGACCCCTTTGCACAATGCCGTGTACTGTGCATATATGCAGCTATTGTCAGGAATCAGGATATGGCTTCCATGGCACGTGCCAACTCGCCTCTTGATAGGAAATATAGGAAGTCGATGATATAGTATAGATAGTGTTTGTCCAGTGTTTCCAGTGATGTATCATGCATCGTATGAGATGCTTCAAGGGAAAACATAGAATCAGCAGTCTGCAGCCCGCTTCAGCGCAGTGCACATACAAATAATGAATGGTAGCAAAAGTGTAATTCTCTCTTCAGACGCAGCTATCGACTATCGCTGGGCGGCAGATCGAATTATTCTTTCGGTTTGGGAGGTCAGGGAATGAACTGAACAGAAACCCCTTCAAACTCGGCGCTATCGATGTAGTGTATCATGCGTGAGTGATCAAAGACCAATTGAAGCCGGAGAGGATGGCTAACCGGTAGCGAGGTGGCCTTTGCAGCGGCTGCGGCGGAGTAGTAGCTGCTGAAGCCTCTGCGCGCACCGGTGGTGAGAAGAGCTGAAGGGTGGCGGTATTTCCAGCGGCCGAGAGGGCGCTAGGGAAGCGCCACGCgaagaggcggaggagcgtggaggcgcgctggcggcggcgcccccccccccccccccaaccccaaGTGCGTCGCGATCTGTCCCGTCTCATCTACCAACCGGCCACCTCCACTGCTGCCCGCCTGAGGATGTGAGGAGGGGAACCGGATCCGTTGCAGTTACCTCTCCCTGCAGGTTGGGTCACTGCCACATGGGCCCCACGCGTGCAGACCCCACACGCAGTGACTCAACTGCACAGCTGCCAACTGCAGCGGAGCCTCGTCCGTGAGGAATACCGAATACGCCATTGAAAGAGCTTATGGTGCCGTGCGCATGGAAGCACACTCGGGTGCGTTTGGAAGCGTGGCCGCGTGGGAGGCTTGGGAGCGGGAGCTGTGCGGTGTCCGATAGGCGCTCGACGAAATGCGTAGGCgcgcggaggaagaagagaatgcTTCCTCCCAtcctcatttctttttttttttgacttgattcTCGAGTCTTGCCTCTTTTTCGCCCATCTAGTCCACTGGGCCGGCCCATGTAAAAACATGATTGTTGTGTGCTGTCGGCCTGTTTTGTTCGGTCGAAAATTGGTTGTTCTGGGTGATCCATCCATTCTCGGCTTCCTGTGCCGAAAACTGTTGTGCACTGTCGATCAATTCTCCGCTGGCGGAAATTGTTGTCACTTGTCAGGTTGGACAACATCCTACCTACCTAGCAAAGCTTTTATAATTTTATTGACGCATCCAACTATGTACAACACGGCAGCATGAGCTCTCTCCTCTTCTATTCGCATCCAGACAACCCGCCCCCGACCCGACCATTTCACTCGTACAACACGGTGAAGTAGGCGTCGTAGGTGCACCTCCTCCGCGCGGACATGGGCGCCGTCAGCTTCCGGTTGCAGAGCTCGaaccgctccgcccgctcgtcgGGCGCCGCGGGAGCCCTGCCGGCGGGGGCGCGGAGCCCCAGCtgccgctgcagctcggcgaACTCCTCGGCTCGTCGGACCACGTGGTCGTAGCAGATGTACCGCCCGCCGGCCGTGCCGTCCATCTCCTTGTACACGCGGACGTGCGCCTCCGCTACCCCTTCCACGTTCGAGGTGGCCAGCAGGCCTTCGGCAAACATGGCGTGCGCTCCTGCGAACATACACATGATGGCCATTGTTAAGAGTCTTTGCCACTGCATGGTTATTCACTCGACTGACGATGGCACGATGGCAGTAGAGTATAGAGTAGACCTTTGAGGTAGGCAATGGATGGAGTAGGGTTCCGCCTCCGCAATCCTGGCCCGGTTACAAGCGCAGGGCACATGGTCACTAGCTTCAGGTCTGTTCCCCGTGCCGCCCTCCATGCCGCCTTTTCCGCCATCGTC containing:
- the LOC120664528 gene encoding polygalacturonase At1g48100-like, encoding MRLGLKGLTFLLLLVLLVLCSSICLCDARSGKHWRRSRATSTSMLRKGKPKSSSSHKQNGKGIQNPYQPSPSTSPVSPSRSPVHGKGGQGPTMPTPGGGSGCTVPPPPLLQPPPPPSPPAEQDTVFNVVDFGAKGDGVTDDTQAFEAAWAAACKVEASTVLIPSELEFVVGPISFSGPYCKPNILFQLDGTILAQTSARVWGSGLLQWLEFTKLTGIAIQGSGVINGRGQEWWTYSDPNDDDDDDAFRVELDKMPQIKPTALRFYGSSNVTVTGITIVNSSQCHLKFDSCQGVMVHDLTISSPENSPNTDGIHLQNSREVNIHHTNMACGDDCVSIQTGCSDINIHNVNCGPGHGISIGGLGRYNTKACVSNVTVRDVNMFKTMNGVRIKTWQGGSGLVQGIRFSNIQVSEVQTPIIIDQFYCDKTTCRNQTSAVAVSGVQYENIRGTFTIKPAHFACSDNSPCSDITLTGIQLKPVIVPQYHLYNPFCWQAFGVLYTPTVPPIACLQIGKPAGNSVLSDGDLC
- the LOC120664529 gene encoding cinnamoyl-CoA reductase-like SNL6, which translates into the protein MARLEDKAAELVVEACVRTESVRKCVFTSSLLACVWRQNYARDRRFPTTIDENCWSDESLCRDNKLWFALGKTMAEKAAWRAARGTDLKLVTMCPALVTGPGLRRRNPTPSIAYLKGAHAMFAEGLLATSNVEGVAEAHVRVYKEMDGTAGGRYICYDHVVRRAEEFAELQRQLGLRAPAGRAPAAPDERAERFELCNRKLTAPMSARRRCTYDAYFTVLYE